One Pygocentrus nattereri isolate fPygNat1 chromosome 23, fPygNat1.pri, whole genome shotgun sequence genomic window carries:
- the LOC108414887 gene encoding repetin-like isoform X6, whose product MAGFFGRWKSSFTLPPRETVNYSDIVVGNALKSDQDFVSRLRETSPGLVRTSVEDSDVILVFCLIVSRAGPDIEAALQRLEAASDSKPAVLVVLHHTFNPDCSVPDSSRAVTRERTLTVDCLLHVDRGLLRSWRNQAALDKVTDWINQIKDLKPKASQQSTKDRQIQELTEQVKRLKRDLKKQQDAYRRQEEEENKVLEGMREALKNEPLKNKALKKEALKTEAVEYEGLCVVSSLRMLWMGLGKPGSGKNEAGNPSKESQPGPSAPQQKGTGTDAFDWSKIQRTELREQQLLKEDIPEPQRQKDLQETRRDYKEQVEEIRRVYGAQTDQIMIILPDLEQVIWVPKPKMQKMLSRKDAKINEEQTAETDSSSENQPVQDAGQSDGQSTGQSDGQKRVQSDAQKQVQSDGQKQVQSDGQRRVQSDGQKKGQSDGQSTRQSDGQKQVQSYGQSTGQSDGQSTGQSDGQKQVQSDGQKKVQSYGQSTGQSDGQKQVQSGGQSTGQSDGQKQVQSDGQKQVQSDGQKQVQSGGQSTGQSDGQKQVQSDGQKQVQSGGQSTGQSDGQKRVQSDGQKQVQSDGQRRVQSDGQKKGQSDGQSTRQSDGQKQVQSYGQSTGQSDGQKQVQSGGQSTGQSDGQKRVQSDGQKQVQSDGQKQVQSGGQSTGQSDGQKRVQSDGQKQVQSDGQKKVQSDGQSTRQSDGQKQVQSYGQSTGQSDGQKQVQSDGQSTGQSDGQKKVQSDGQSTRQSDGQKQVQSYDQSTGQSDGQSTVQLYGQKKVQSDGQCTGQSDGQKKVQTDGHSTRQSDGQKKVQSDGQSTVQLYGQKKVQSDGQSTGQSDGQKRVQSDGQKQVQSDGQKQVQSDGQSTRQSDGQKQVQSYGQSTGQSDGQKQVQSGGQSTGQSDGQKRVQSDGQKQVQSDGQKQVQSGGQSTGQSDGQKRVQSDGQKQVQSDGQKKVQSDGQSTRQSDGQKQVQSYGQSTGQSYDQSTGQSDGQSTVQLYGQKKVQSDGQCTGQSDGQKRVQTDGQSTRQSDGQKKVQSDGQSTVQLYGQKKVQSDGQSTGQSDGQKRVQSDGQKQVQSDGQSTRQSDGQKQVQSYGQSTGQSDGQSTGQSDGQKGVQSDGQKQVQSDGQQKVQSDGQSTGQSDGQKQVQSYGQSTGQSDGQSTGQSDGQKNVQACGLWAGKQVEGQEDEVMSSDTINREENEGNDTVNTESPGTFFQMRLGGV is encoded by the exons ACTCCAAGCCTGCGGTTCTAGTGGTTCTCCACCACACATTTAACCCAGACTGCAGTGTTCCAGACAGCAGCAGAGCAGTAACCAGAGAGAGAACTCTCACTGTGGACTGTCTGCTCCACGTGGACAGAGGACTCCTGAGAAGCTGGAGGAACCAGGCAGCTCTGGATAAAGTCACAGACTGGATAAACCAG ATAAAAGACCTAAAGCCCAAAGCCTCACAGCAAT CTACCAAAGACCGGCAGATCCAG GAACTGACAGAACAGGTGAAGAGGCTGAAGCGAG atctgaaaaaacaacaagacGCCTACAGACggcaggaagaggaggagaataaAGTGCTAGAAGGGATGAGAGAAGCTCTGAAGAATGAACCTCTGAAGAACAAAGCTCTGAAGAAAGAAGCTCTGAAGACTGAAGCTGTGGAGTATGAAG GTCTCTGTGTTGTCTCAAGTCTAAGGATGCTGTGGATGGGTTTGGGGAAACCTGGATCTGGGAAAAATGAAGCTGGAAACCCCAGTAAGGAGAGCCAGCCAGGACCATCAGCACCACAGCAGAAAGGAACTGGGACAGATGCCTTCGACTGGTCTAAAATTCAAAGGACTGAACTCAGAGAGCAGCAACTACTTAAAGAAGACATTCCTGAACCTCAAAGACAAAAAGATCTGCAAGAAACCAGGAGGGACTACAAGGAGCAGGTGGAGGAGATCAGGAGGGTTTATGGAGCACAGACAGATCAGATCATGATCATCCTCCCAGATCTAGAACAGGTCATTTGGGTTCCAAAGCccaaaatgcagaaaatgctgAGCAGAAAAGATGCAAAGATAAATGAGGAGCAAACTGCAGAGACGGATTCAAGTTCTGAGAACCAGCCAGTGCAGGACGCTGgacagtcagatggtcagagcactggacagtcagatggtcagaaaAGGGTGCAGTCAGATGCTCAGAAACAGGTgcagtcagatggtcagaaacaggtgcagtcagatggtcagagAAGGGTgcagtcagatggtcagaaaaaggggcagtcagatggtcagagcACTCGACAGTCAGATGGCCAGAAACAGGTGCAGTCATATGGTCAGAGCACTGgacagtcagatggtcagagcactggacagtcagatggtcagaaacaggtgcagtcagatggtcagaaaAAGGTGCAGTCATATGGTCAGAGCACTGgacagtcagatggtcagaaaCAGGTGCAGTCAGGTGGTCAGAGCACTGgacagtcagatggtcagaaacaggtgcagtcagatggtcagaaacaggtgcagtcagatggtcagaaaCAGGTGCAGTCAGGTGGTCAGAGCACTGgacagtcagatggtcagaaacaggtgcagtcagatggtcagaaaCAGGTGCAGTCAGGTGGTCAGAGCACTGgacagtcagatggtcagaaaagggtgcagtcagatggtcagaaacaggtgcagtcagatggtcagagAAGGGTgcagtcagatggtcagaaaaaggggcagtcagatggtcagagcACTCGACAGTCAGATGGCCAGAAACAG GTGCAGTCATATGGTCAGAGCACTGgacagtcagatggtcagaaaCAGGTGCAGTCAGGTGGTCAGAGCACTGgacagtcagatggtcagaaaagggtgcagtcagatggtcagaaacaggtgcagtcagatggtcagaaaCAGGTGCAGTCAGGTGGTCAGAGCACTGgacagtcagatggtcagaaaagggtgcagtcagatggtcagaaacaggtgcagtcagatggtcagaaaaaggtgcagtcagatggtcagagcACTCGACAGTCAGATGGCCAGAAACAGGTGCAGTCATATGGTCAGAGCACTGgacagtcagatggtcagaaacaggtgcagtcagatggtcagagcactggacagtcagatggtcagaaaaaggtgcagtcagatggtcagagcACTCgacagtcagatggtcagaaaCAGGTGCAGTCATATGATCAGAGCACTGgacagtcagatggtcagagcACTGTACAGTTATATGGTCAGAAAAAGGTGCAGTCAGATGGTCAGTGCACTGgacagtcagatggtcagaaaAAGGTACAGACAGATGGTCATAGCACTCgacagtcagatggtcagaaaaaggtgcagtcagatggtcagagcACTGTACAGTTATATGGTCAGAAAAAGGTgcagtcagatggtcagagcACTGGACAGTCAGATGGCCAGAAAAGGGTgcagtcagatggtcagaaacaggtgcagtcagatggtcagaaacaggtgcagtcagatggtcagagcACTCGACAGTCAGATGGCCAGAAACAGGTGCAGTCATATGGTCAGAGCACTGgacagtcagatggtcagaaaCAGGTGCAGTCAGGTGGTCAGAGCACTGgacagtcagatggtcagaaaagggtgcagtcagatggtcagaaacaggtgcagtcagatggtcagaaaCAGGTGCAGTCAGGTGGTCAGAGCACTGgacagtcagatggtcagaaaagggtgcagtcagatggtcagaaacaggtgcagtcagatggtcagaaaaaggtgcagtcagatggtcagagcACTCGACAGTCAGATGGCCAGAAACAGGTGCAGTCATATGGTCAGAGCACTGGACAGTCATATGATCAGAGCACTGgacagtcagatggtcagagcACTGTACAGTTATATGGTCAGAAAAAGGTGCAGTCAGATGGTCAGTGCACTGgacagtcagatggtcagaaaAGGGTACAGACAGATGGTCAGAGCACTCgacagtcagatggtcagaaaaaggtgcagtcagatggtcagagcACTGTACAGTTATATGGTCAGAAAAAGGTgcagtcagatggtcagagcACTGGACAGTCAGATGGCCAGAAAAGGGTgcagtcagatggtcagaaacaggtgcagtcagatggtcagagcACTCGACAGTCAGATGGCCAGAAACAGGTGCAGTCATATGGTCAGAGCACTGgacagtcagatggtcagagcactggacagtcagatggtcagaaaGGGGTgcagtcagatggtcagaaaCAGGTGCAGTCAGATGGACAGCAAAAGGTgcagtcagatggtcagagcactggacagtcagatggtcagaaaCAGGTGCAGTCATATGGTCAGAGCACTGgacagtcagatggtcagagcactggacagtcagatggtcagaaaAATGTACAGGCATGTGGTTTGTGGGCTGGGAAGCAGGTGGAGGGTCAGGAGGACGAGGTGATGAGTTCAGACACCATCAATCGTGAGGAGAATGAAGGAAATGACACAGTCAACACTGAGAGTCCAGGAACCTTCTTCCAGA
- the LOC108414887 gene encoding S-antigen protein-like isoform X14: MAGFFGRWKSSFTLPPRETVNYSDIVVGNALKSDQDFVSRLRETSPGLVRTSVEDSDVILVFCLIVSRAGPDIEAALQRLEAASDSKPAVLVVLHHTFNPDCSVPDSSRAVTRERTLTVDCLLHVDRGLLRSWRNQAALDKVTDWINQIKDLKPKASQQSTKDRQIQELTEQVKRLKRDLKKQQDAYRRQEEEENKVLEGMREALKNEPLKNKALKKEALKTEAVEYEGLCVVSSLRMLWMGLGKPGSGKNEAGNPSKESQPGPSAPQQKGTGTDAFDWSKIQRTELREQQLLKEDIPEPQRQKDLQETRRDYKEQVEEIRRVYGAQTDQIMIILPDLEQVIWVPKPKMQKMLSRKDAKINEEQTAETDSSSENQPVQDAGQSDGQSTGQSDGQKQVQSGGQSTGQSDGQKQVQSDGQKQVQSGGQSTGQSDGQKRVQSDGQKQVQSDGQRRVQSDGQKKGQSDGQSTRQSDGQKQVQSYGQSTGQSDGQKQVQSDGQKKVQSYGQSTGQSDGQKQVQSGGQSTGQSDGQKRVQSDGQKQVQSDGQKQVQSGGQSTGQSDGQKRVQSDGQKQVQSDGQKKVQSDGQSTRQSDGQKQVQSYGQSTGQSDGQKQVQSDGQSTGQSDGQKKVQSDGQSTRQSDGQKQVQSYDQSTGQSDGQSTVQLYGQKKVQSDGQCTGQSDGQKKVQTDGHSTRQSDGQKKVQSDGQSTVQLYGQKKVQSDGQSTGQSDGQKRVQSDGQKQVQSDGQKQVQSDGQSTRQSDGQKQVQSYGQSTGQSDGQKQVQSGGQSTGQSDGQKRVQSDGQKQVQSDGQKQVQSGGQSTGQSDGQKRVQSDGQKQVQSDGQKKVQSDGQSTRQSDGQKQVQSYGQSTGQSYDQSTGQSDGQSTVQLYGQKKVQSDGQCTGQSDGQKRVQTDGQSTRQSDGQKKVQSDGQSTVQLYGQKKVQSDGQSTGQSDGQKRVQSDGQKQVQSDGQSTRQSDGQKQVQSYGQSTGQSDGQSTGQSDGQKGVQSDGQKQVQSDGQQKVQSDGQSTGQSDGQKQVQSYGQSTGQSDGQSTGQSDGQKNVQACGLWAGKQVEGQEDEVMSSDTINREENEGNDTVNTESPGTFFQMRLGGV, encoded by the exons ACTCCAAGCCTGCGGTTCTAGTGGTTCTCCACCACACATTTAACCCAGACTGCAGTGTTCCAGACAGCAGCAGAGCAGTAACCAGAGAGAGAACTCTCACTGTGGACTGTCTGCTCCACGTGGACAGAGGACTCCTGAGAAGCTGGAGGAACCAGGCAGCTCTGGATAAAGTCACAGACTGGATAAACCAG ATAAAAGACCTAAAGCCCAAAGCCTCACAGCAAT CTACCAAAGACCGGCAGATCCAG GAACTGACAGAACAGGTGAAGAGGCTGAAGCGAG atctgaaaaaacaacaagacGCCTACAGACggcaggaagaggaggagaataaAGTGCTAGAAGGGATGAGAGAAGCTCTGAAGAATGAACCTCTGAAGAACAAAGCTCTGAAGAAAGAAGCTCTGAAGACTGAAGCTGTGGAGTATGAAG GTCTCTGTGTTGTCTCAAGTCTAAGGATGCTGTGGATGGGTTTGGGGAAACCTGGATCTGGGAAAAATGAAGCTGGAAACCCCAGTAAGGAGAGCCAGCCAGGACCATCAGCACCACAGCAGAAAGGAACTGGGACAGATGCCTTCGACTGGTCTAAAATTCAAAGGACTGAACTCAGAGAGCAGCAACTACTTAAAGAAGACATTCCTGAACCTCAAAGACAAAAAGATCTGCAAGAAACCAGGAGGGACTACAAGGAGCAGGTGGAGGAGATCAGGAGGGTTTATGGAGCACAGACAGATCAGATCATGATCATCCTCCCAGATCTAGAACAGGTCATTTGGGTTCCAAAGCccaaaatgcagaaaatgctgAGCAGAAAAGATGCAAAGATAAATGAGGAGCAAACTGCAGAGACGGATTCAAGTTCTGAGAACCAGCCAGTGCAGGACGCTGgacagtcagatggtcagagcactggacagtcagatg gtcagaaaCAGGTGCAGTCAGGTGGTCAGAGCACTGgacagtcagatggtcagaaacaggtgcagtcagatggtcagaaaCAGGTGCAGTCAGGTGGTCAGAGCACTGgacagtcagatggtcagaaaagggtgcagtcagatggtcagaaacaggtgcagtcagatggtcagagAAGGGTgcagtcagatggtcagaaaaaggggcagtcagatggtcagagcACTCGACAGTCAGATGGCCAGAAACAGGTGCAGTCATATGGTCAGAGCACTGgacagtcagatggtcagaaacaggtgcagtcagatggtcagaaaAAGGTGCAGTCATATGGTCAGAGCACTGgacagtcagatggtcagaaaCAGGTGCAGTCAGGTGGTCAGAGCACTGgacagtcagatggtcagaaaagggtgcagtcagatggtcagaaacaggtgcagtcagatggtcagaaaCAGGTGCAGTCAGGTGGTCAGAGCACTGgacagtcagatggtcagaaaagggtgcagtcagatggtcagaaacaggtgcagtcagatggtcagaaaaaggtgcagtcagatggtcagagcACTCGACAGTCAGATGGCCAGAAACAGGTGCAGTCATATGGTCAGAGCACTGgacagtcagatggtcagaaacaggtgcagtcagatggtcagagcactggacagtcagatggtcagaaaaaggtgcagtcagatggtcagagcACTCgacagtcagatggtcagaaaCAGGTGCAGTCATATGATCAGAGCACTGgacagtcagatggtcagagcACTGTACAGTTATATGGTCAGAAAAAGGTGCAGTCAGATGGTCAGTGCACTGgacagtcagatggtcagaaaAAGGTACAGACAGATGGTCATAGCACTCgacagtcagatggtcagaaaaaggtgcagtcagatggtcagagcACTGTACAGTTATATGGTCAGAAAAAGGTgcagtcagatggtcagagcACTGGACAGTCAGATGGCCAGAAAAGGGTgcagtcagatggtcagaaacaggtgcagtcagatggtcagaaacaggtgcagtcagatggtcagagcACTCGACAGTCAGATGGCCAGAAACAGGTGCAGTCATATGGTCAGAGCACTGgacagtcagatggtcagaaaCAGGTGCAGTCAGGTGGTCAGAGCACTGgacagtcagatggtcagaaaagggtgcagtcagatggtcagaaacaggtgcagtcagatggtcagaaaCAGGTGCAGTCAGGTGGTCAGAGCACTGgacagtcagatggtcagaaaagggtgcagtcagatggtcagaaacaggtgcagtcagatggtcagaaaaaggtgcagtcagatggtcagagcACTCGACAGTCAGATGGCCAGAAACAGGTGCAGTCATATGGTCAGAGCACTGGACAGTCATATGATCAGAGCACTGgacagtcagatggtcagagcACTGTACAGTTATATGGTCAGAAAAAGGTGCAGTCAGATGGTCAGTGCACTGgacagtcagatggtcagaaaAGGGTACAGACAGATGGTCAGAGCACTCgacagtcagatggtcagaaaaaggtgcagtcagatggtcagagcACTGTACAGTTATATGGTCAGAAAAAGGTgcagtcagatggtcagagcACTGGACAGTCAGATGGCCAGAAAAGGGTgcagtcagatggtcagaaacaggtgcagtcagatggtcagagcACTCGACAGTCAGATGGCCAGAAACAGGTGCAGTCATATGGTCAGAGCACTGgacagtcagatggtcagagcactggacagtcagatggtcagaaaGGGGTgcagtcagatggtcagaaaCAGGTGCAGTCAGATGGACAGCAAAAGGTgcagtcagatggtcagagcactggacagtcagatggtcagaaaCAGGTGCAGTCATATGGTCAGAGCACTGgacagtcagatggtcagagcactggacagtcagatggtcagaaaAATGTACAGGCATGTGGTTTGTGGGCTGGGAAGCAGGTGGAGGGTCAGGAGGACGAGGTGATGAGTTCAGACACCATCAATCGTGAGGAGAATGAAGGAAATGACACAGTCAACACTGAGAGTCCAGGAACCTTCTTCCAGA
- the LOC108414887 gene encoding repetin-like isoform X3 has translation MAGFFGRWKSSFTLPPRETVNYSDIVVGNALKSDQDFVSRLRETSPGLVRTSVEDSDVILVFCLIVSRAGPDIEAALQRLEAASDSKPAVLVVLHHTFNPDCSVPDSSRAVTRERTLTVDCLLHVDRGLLRSWRNQAALDKVTDWINQIKDLKPKASQQSTKDRQIQELTEQVKRLKRDLKKQQDAYRRQEEEENKVLEGMREALKNEPLKNKALKKEALKTEAVEYEGLCVVSSLRMLWMGLGKPGSGKNEAGNPSKESQPGPSAPQQKGTGTDAFDWSKIQRTELREQQLLKEDIPEPQRQKDLQETRRDYKEQVEEIRRVYGAQTDQIMIILPDLEQVIWVPKPKMQKMLSRKDAKINEEQTAETDSSSENQPVQDAGQSDGQSTGQSDGQKRVQSDAQKQVQSDGQKQVQSDGQRRVQSDGQKKGQSDGQSTRQSDGQKQVQSYGQSTGQSDGQSTGQSDGQKQVQSDGQKKVQSYGQSTGQSDGQKQVQSGGQSTGQSDGQKQVQSDGQKQVQSDGQKQVQSGGQSTGQSDGQKQVQSDGQKQVQSGGQSTGQSDGQKRVQSDGQKQVQSDGQRRVQSDGQKKGQSDGQSTRQSDGQKQVQSYGQSTGQSDGQKQVQSDGQKKVQSYGQSTGQSDGQKQVQSGGQSTGQSDGQKRVQSDGQKQVQSDGQKQVQSGGQSTGQSDGQKRVQSDGQKQVQSDGQKKVQSDGQSTRQSDGQKQVQSYGQSTGQSDGQKQVQSDGQSTGQSDGQKKVQSDGQSTRQSDGQKQVQSYDQSTGQSDGQSTVQLYGQKKVQSDGQCTGQSDGQKKVQTDGHSTRQSDGQKKVQSDGQSTVQLYGQKKVQSDGQSTGQSDGQKRVQSDGQKQVQSDGQKQVQSYGQSTGQSDGQKQVQSGGQSTGQSDGQKRVQSDGQKQVQSDGQKQVQSGGQSTGQSDGQKRVQSDGQKQVQSDGQKKVQSDGQSTRQSDGQKQVQSYGQSTGQSYDQSTGQSDGQSTVQLYGQKKVQSDGQCTGQSDGQKRVQTDGQSTRQSDGQKKVQSDGQSTVQLYGQKKVQSDGQSTGQSDGQKRVQSDGQKQVQSDGQSTRQSDGQKQVQSYGQSTGQSDGQSTGQSDGQKGVQSDGQKQVQSDGQQKVQSDGQSTGQSDGQKQVQSYGQSTGQSDGQSTGQSDGQKNVQACGLWAGKQVEGQEDEVMSSDTINREENEGNDTVNTESPGTFFQMRLGGV, from the exons ACTCCAAGCCTGCGGTTCTAGTGGTTCTCCACCACACATTTAACCCAGACTGCAGTGTTCCAGACAGCAGCAGAGCAGTAACCAGAGAGAGAACTCTCACTGTGGACTGTCTGCTCCACGTGGACAGAGGACTCCTGAGAAGCTGGAGGAACCAGGCAGCTCTGGATAAAGTCACAGACTGGATAAACCAG ATAAAAGACCTAAAGCCCAAAGCCTCACAGCAAT CTACCAAAGACCGGCAGATCCAG GAACTGACAGAACAGGTGAAGAGGCTGAAGCGAG atctgaaaaaacaacaagacGCCTACAGACggcaggaagaggaggagaataaAGTGCTAGAAGGGATGAGAGAAGCTCTGAAGAATGAACCTCTGAAGAACAAAGCTCTGAAGAAAGAAGCTCTGAAGACTGAAGCTGTGGAGTATGAAG GTCTCTGTGTTGTCTCAAGTCTAAGGATGCTGTGGATGGGTTTGGGGAAACCTGGATCTGGGAAAAATGAAGCTGGAAACCCCAGTAAGGAGAGCCAGCCAGGACCATCAGCACCACAGCAGAAAGGAACTGGGACAGATGCCTTCGACTGGTCTAAAATTCAAAGGACTGAACTCAGAGAGCAGCAACTACTTAAAGAAGACATTCCTGAACCTCAAAGACAAAAAGATCTGCAAGAAACCAGGAGGGACTACAAGGAGCAGGTGGAGGAGATCAGGAGGGTTTATGGAGCACAGACAGATCAGATCATGATCATCCTCCCAGATCTAGAACAGGTCATTTGGGTTCCAAAGCccaaaatgcagaaaatgctgAGCAGAAAAGATGCAAAGATAAATGAGGAGCAAACTGCAGAGACGGATTCAAGTTCTGAGAACCAGCCAGTGCAGGACGCTGgacagtcagatggtcagagcactggacagtcagatggtcagaaaAGGGTGCAGTCAGATGCTCAGAAACAGGTgcagtcagatggtcagaaacaggtgcagtcagatggtcagagAAGGGTgcagtcagatggtcagaaaaaggggcagtcagatggtcagagcACTCGACAGTCAGATGGCCAGAAACAGGTGCAGTCATATGGTCAGAGCACTGgacagtcagatggtcagagcactggacagtcagatggtcagaaacaggtgcagtcagatggtcagaaaAAGGTGCAGTCATATGGTCAGAGCACTGgacagtcagatggtcagaaaCAGGTGCAGTCAGGTGGTCAGAGCACTGgacagtcagatggtcagaaacaggtgcagtcagatggtcagaaacaggtgcagtcagatggtcagaaaCAGGTGCAGTCAGGTGGTCAGAGCACTGgacagtcagatggtcagaaacaggtgcagtcagatggtcagaaaCAGGTGCAGTCAGGTGGTCAGAGCACTGgacagtcagatggtcagaaaagggtgcagtcagatggtcagaaacaggtgcagtcagatggtcagagAAGGGTgcagtcagatggtcagaaaaaggggcagtcagatggtcagagcACTCGACAGTCAGATGGCCAGAAACAGGTGCAGTCATATGGTCAGAGCACTGgacagtcagatggtcagaaacaggtgcagtcagatggtcagaaaAAGGTGCAGTCATATGGTCAGAGCACTGgacagtcagatggtcagaaaCAGGTGCAGTCAGGTGGTCAGAGCACTGgacagtcagatggtcagaaaagggtgcagtcagatggtcagaaacaggtgcagtcagatggtcagaaaCAGGTGCAGTCAGGTGGTCAGAGCACTGgacagtcagatggtcagaaaagggtgcagtcagatggtcagaaacaggtgcagtcagatggtcagaaaaaggtgcagtcagatggtcagagcACTCGACAGTCAGATGGCCAGAAACAGGTGCAGTCATATGGTCAGAGCACTGgacagtcagatggtcagaaacaggtgcagtcagatggtcagagcactggacagtcagatggtcagaaaaaggtgcagtcagatggtcagagcACTCgacagtcagatggtcagaaaCAGGTGCAGTCATATGATCAGAGCACTGgacagtcagatggtcagagcACTGTACAGTTATATGGTCAGAAAAAGGTGCAGTCAGATGGTCAGTGCACTGgacagtcagatggtcagaaaAAGGTACAGACAGATGGTCATAGCACTCgacagtcagatggtcagaaaaaggtgcagtcagatggtcagagcACTGTACAGTTATATGGTCAGAAAAAGGTgcagtcagatggtcagagcACTGGACAGTCAGATGGCCAGAAAAGGGTgcagtcagatggtcagaaacaggtgcagtcagatggtcagaaacag GTGCAGTCATATGGTCAGAGCACTGgacagtcagatggtcagaaaCAGGTGCAGTCAGGTGGTCAGAGCACTGgacagtcagatggtcagaaaagggtgcagtcagatggtcagaaacaggtgcagtcagatggtcagaaaCAGGTGCAGTCAGGTGGTCAGAGCACTGgacagtcagatggtcagaaaagggtgcagtcagatggtcagaaacaggtgcagtcagatggtcagaaaaaggtgcagtcagatggtcagagcACTCGACAGTCAGATGGCCAGAAACAGGTGCAGTCATATGGTCAGAGCACTGGACAGTCATATGATCAGAGCACTGgacagtcagatggtcagagcACTGTACAGTTATATGGTCAGAAAAAGGTGCAGTCAGATGGTCAGTGCACTGgacagtcagatggtcagaaaAGGGTACAGACAGATGGTCAGAGCACTCgacagtcagatggtcagaaaaaggtgcagtcagatggtcagagcACTGTACAGTTATATGGTCAGAAAAAGGTgcagtcagatggtcagagcACTGGACAGTCAGATGGCCAGAAAAGGGTgcagtcagatggtcagaaacaggtgcagtcagatggtcagagcACTCGACAGTCAGATGGCCAGAAACAGGTGCAGTCATATGGTCAGAGCACTGgacagtcagatggtcagagcactggacagtcagatggtcagaaaGGGGTgcagtcagatggtcagaaaCAGGTGCAGTCAGATGGACAGCAAAAGGTgcagtcagatggtcagagcactggacagtcagatggtcagaaaCAGGTGCAGTCATATGGTCAGAGCACTGgacagtcagatggtcagagcactggacagtcagatggtcagaaaAATGTACAGGCATGTGGTTTGTGGGCTGGGAAGCAGGTGGAGGGTCAGGAGGACGAGGTGATGAGTTCAGACACCATCAATCGTGAGGAGAATGAAGGAAATGACACAGTCAACACTGAGAGTCCAGGAACCTTCTTCCAGA